The following coding sequences are from one Kosakonia sp. H02 window:
- a CDS encoding YshB family small membrane protein — protein sequence MLESLIHMATAGASASHTPQTAIAAVLCAALVGLFS from the coding sequence ATGCTGGAATCATTAATTCATATGGCCACGGCTGGCGCCTCAGCCAGCCACACGCCGCAAACCGCCATCGCAGCTGTACTTTGTGCTGCGCTGGTTGGGCTGTTTAGCTAG
- the hemN gene encoding oxygen-independent coproporphyrinogen III oxidase, which translates to MSEHVIDWDLALIQKYNYSGPRYTSYPTALEFSDAYGEDDFRRAVARYPERPLSLYVHIPFCHKLCYFCGCNKIVTRQQHKADQYLDSLEQEIAHRAPLFQGRHVSQLHWGGGTPTYLNKAQISRLMALLRSHFEFNADAEISIEVDPREIELDVLDHLRGEGFNRLSMGVQDFNKEVQRLVNREQDEEFIFALLNHAREIGFTSTNIDLIYGLPKQTPESFAFTLQRVAALNPDRLSVFNYAHLPTLFAAQRKIKDADLPSAQQKLDILQQTITSLTGSGYQFIGMDHFARPDDELAVAQRNGVLHRNFQGYTTQGDSDLLGLGVSAISMIGDSYAQNQKELKHYYHQVDERGDALWRGIALTRDDCIRRDVIKGLICNFRLDFNAVESAWDLDFRDYFAEDLRLLAPLVNDGLVAMNEQGLQVTPKGRLLIRNICMCFDAYLRQKARLQQFSRVI; encoded by the coding sequence ATGTCTGAGCATGTTATCGACTGGGACCTGGCCCTGATCCAGAAATATAACTATTCCGGGCCGCGTTACACGTCCTATCCTACCGCGCTGGAGTTTTCCGATGCCTACGGTGAAGACGATTTTCGCCGTGCGGTCGCGCGTTATCCTGAACGTCCACTGTCGCTGTACGTTCATATCCCGTTTTGCCATAAGCTCTGCTATTTCTGCGGCTGCAATAAAATTGTCACCCGCCAGCAGCATAAAGCTGACCAATATCTGGATTCGCTGGAGCAAGAGATAGCGCATCGTGCACCGCTATTTCAGGGCCGCCATGTCAGCCAGTTACACTGGGGTGGCGGTACGCCAACCTACCTGAATAAAGCGCAAATCAGCCGTTTAATGGCGCTGTTACGCAGCCATTTTGAGTTTAACGCTGATGCGGAAATCTCCATCGAAGTCGATCCCCGTGAAATCGAACTGGATGTGCTCGATCATTTACGCGGTGAAGGTTTTAACCGCCTGAGCATGGGCGTGCAGGATTTCAATAAAGAGGTGCAGCGGCTGGTCAACCGTGAGCAGGATGAAGAGTTTATCTTCGCGCTTCTCAATCATGCCCGTGAAATTGGTTTTACCTCGACCAATATCGATCTGATTTATGGCCTGCCAAAACAGACGCCAGAAAGTTTTGCCTTTACGCTGCAACGCGTCGCGGCGCTCAACCCCGATCGCTTGAGCGTTTTCAACTATGCCCATTTACCCACGCTGTTTGCCGCCCAGCGCAAAATTAAAGACGCGGATCTGCCCTCGGCGCAGCAAAAGCTCGATATCTTGCAGCAAACCATCACTTCCCTGACCGGTTCTGGTTATCAGTTTATCGGTATGGATCACTTTGCCCGCCCGGATGACGAACTGGCAGTGGCGCAGCGTAACGGTGTGCTGCACCGCAACTTTCAGGGCTACACCACGCAGGGTGACAGCGACCTGCTTGGCCTCGGTGTTTCTGCGATCAGCATGATTGGCGATAGTTACGCGCAAAACCAAAAAGAGCTAAAACACTATTACCATCAAGTGGATGAACGTGGTGATGCCCTGTGGCGCGGTATTGCGTTAACCCGTGATGACTGTATTCGCCGCGATGTGATTAAAGGGCTTATCTGTAATTTCCGGCTGGATTTTAATGCGGTGGAAAGCGCCTGGGATCTCGATTTTCGCGATTACTTCGCCGAAGATTTACGCCTGTTAGCGCCGTTGGTGAACGATGGGCTGGTGGCGATGAATGAGCAGGGATTACAGGTAACTCCCAAAGGGCGTTTGTTGATTCGCAATATCTGCATGTGTTTCGACGCCTATTTACGCCAGAAAGCACGATTGCAGCAGTTCTCAAGGGTGATTTAG
- the yihI gene encoding Der GTPase-activating protein YihI, translating to MKKPATSPRSKVHRKTREEMNQEGRERKREKKHRGNASGSRANGGGDASGSGKGKSQKDPRIGSKKPIPLAVADKPVNKQHKPKSEKPMLSPQAELEMLETDERLDALLERLEEGETLSAEDQAWVDAKLDRIDELMQKLGLSYDDDEEEEEEGKEDMMRLLKGGN from the coding sequence ATGAAAAAACCAGCCACCAGTCCGCGCAGCAAAGTGCACCGTAAAACACGTGAAGAGATGAATCAGGAAGGCCGCGAGCGCAAGCGTGAGAAAAAGCATCGTGGTAATGCTTCAGGTAGCCGCGCGAACGGTGGCGGTGATGCATCTGGCTCCGGAAAGGGCAAATCGCAAAAAGACCCGCGTATTGGCAGTAAAAAACCGATTCCGCTGGCTGTCGCAGACAAGCCAGTCAACAAGCAGCACAAACCTAAGAGCGAGAAACCTATGCTTTCACCGCAGGCTGAGTTGGAGATGCTGGAAACGGATGAGCGCCTGGATGCGCTACTGGAACGTCTGGAAGAGGGCGAAACCCTGAGCGCTGAAGATCAGGCGTGGGTTGATGCCAAACTCGACCGCATTGATGAGCTGATGCAGAAACTCGGCCTCTCTTACGATGATGACGAAGAAGAGGAAGAAGAAGGTAAGGAAGATATGATGCGCCTGCTGAAAGGCGGCAATTAA
- the yihA gene encoding ribosome biogenesis GTP-binding protein YihA/YsxC: MTNLNYQQTHFVTSAPDIRHLPADTGIEVAFAGRSNAGKSSALNTLTNQKNLARTSKTPGRTQLINLFEVADGKRLVDLPGYGYAEVPEEMKIKWQRALGEYLEKRQCLQGLVVLMDIRHPLKDLDQQMIHWAVESNIPVLVLLTKADKLASGARKAQLNMVREAALAFNGDVQVEAFSSLKKQGVDKLREKLDSWFTSLPPVVEAEE; this comes from the coding sequence TTGACTAACCTGAATTACCAACAGACGCACTTTGTCACCAGTGCGCCTGATATTCGCCACTTACCCGCCGATACCGGCATCGAAGTGGCATTTGCTGGCCGCTCCAACGCAGGAAAATCGAGCGCACTCAATACGCTAACGAATCAAAAGAACCTGGCGCGCACATCGAAAACACCTGGCCGTACGCAGTTGATTAACCTTTTTGAAGTCGCCGATGGCAAGCGCCTTGTCGACCTGCCGGGCTACGGTTATGCGGAAGTGCCGGAAGAGATGAAAATCAAATGGCAGCGCGCGCTGGGTGAATATCTTGAAAAACGCCAATGCTTGCAGGGCCTGGTTGTGCTGATGGATATTCGCCATCCGCTGAAAGATCTCGATCAACAAATGATCCATTGGGCAGTGGAAAGCAATATTCCGGTGCTGGTGTTGCTGACGAAAGCCGACAAACTCGCCAGCGGCGCGCGGAAAGCACAACTTAATATGGTGCGGGAAGCGGCGCTCGCTTTTAACGGTGACGTGCAGGTTGAAGCGTTTTCATCGTTGAAAAAACAGGGCGTGGACAAATTGCGCGAGAAACTGGATAGCTGGTTCACTTCTCTTCCGCCGGTTGTAGAAGCCGAAGAATAA
- the polA gene encoding DNA polymerase I, which produces MVQIPENPLILVDGSSYLYRAYHAFPPLTNSVGEPTGAMYGVLNMLRSLLLQYQPTHVAVVFDAKGKTFRDELFEHYKSHRPPMPDDLRAQIEPLHAMVKAMGLPLLAVSGVEADDVIGTLAREADKNGRPVLISTGDKDMAQLVTPNITLINTMTNTILGPAEVAIKYGVPPELIIDFLALMGDSSDNIPGVPGVGEKTAQALLQGLGGLDALYAEPEKIAGLTFRGAKTMAAKLEQNKEVAYLSYQLATIKTDVPLDLTCEQLEVQQPATQELLELFKRYEFKRWTADVEAGKWLQAKGSKPAAKPQETIVIEAEADIPAATLSAENYVTILDEETLQAWIGKLKNAPLFAFDTETDSLDNISANLVGLSFATEPGVAAYVPVAHDYLDAPEQIPRDRALELLKPLLEDEKALKVGQNLKYDRGVLENYGIELRGIAFDTMLESYTLNSVVGRHDMDSLSERWLKHKTITFEEIAGKGKNQLTFNQIAMEQAGPYAAEDADVTLQLHLAMWPELQKNAGPLNVFQHIEMPLVPVISRIERNGVNIDPAVLHKHSEELTLRLAELEKKAHEIAGEAFNLASTKQLQTILFEKQGIKPLKKTPGGAPSTSEEVLEELALDYPLPKVILEHRGLAKLKSTYTDKLPLMINPKTGRVHTSYHQAVTATGRLSSTDPNLQNIPVRNEEGRRIRQAFIAPKDYVIVSADYSQIELRIMAHLSRDKGLLTAFAEGKDIHRATAAEVFGLPLESVSNEQRRSAKAINFGLIYGMSAFGLSRQLNIPRKESQKYMDLYFERYPGVLAYMERTRAQAKESGYVETLDGRRLYLPDIKSSNAARRAGAERAAINAPMQGTAADIIKRAMIAVDKWLQTEKPRVRMIMQVHDELVFEVHKDDVEAVSKKIHELMESSTKLDVPLLVEVGTGPNWDQAH; this is translated from the coding sequence ATGGTTCAGATCCCAGAAAACCCACTCATTCTTGTTGACGGCTCGTCTTACCTTTATCGCGCTTACCATGCGTTTCCTCCTCTGACCAACAGCGTCGGGGAACCTACCGGCGCAATGTACGGTGTGTTGAATATGCTGCGCAGCCTGTTGTTGCAGTATCAGCCGACGCATGTCGCCGTGGTGTTCGATGCGAAGGGCAAGACGTTCCGTGATGAACTATTTGAACATTACAAATCTCATCGACCGCCGATGCCGGATGATTTGCGTGCGCAAATCGAACCGTTACACGCCATGGTTAAAGCAATGGGCTTGCCGCTGCTGGCGGTTTCTGGCGTAGAAGCAGATGACGTGATCGGTACGCTGGCGCGTGAAGCAGACAAAAATGGCCGCCCGGTGCTGATCAGCACCGGTGATAAAGATATGGCGCAGTTAGTGACGCCAAATATCACGTTGATCAATACCATGACCAACACCATTCTTGGTCCGGCAGAAGTTGCCATCAAATATGGCGTGCCACCAGAACTGATCATCGATTTCCTCGCACTGATGGGCGACTCTTCGGATAACATCCCCGGCGTACCTGGCGTTGGCGAAAAGACAGCACAGGCGCTGCTACAAGGGTTGGGCGGGCTGGATGCGTTGTATGCCGAGCCAGAAAAAATCGCCGGGTTAACTTTCCGCGGTGCCAAAACTATGGCGGCAAAGCTGGAGCAGAATAAAGAAGTCGCGTATCTCTCTTATCAACTGGCGACCATCAAAACTGATGTCCCGCTGGATCTGACGTGTGAGCAACTGGAAGTGCAGCAGCCCGCGACGCAAGAGTTGCTTGAGCTGTTTAAGCGATACGAATTTAAGCGCTGGACGGCGGATGTAGAAGCCGGTAAATGGCTGCAAGCGAAAGGAAGCAAACCCGCCGCGAAACCGCAAGAAACCATTGTGATCGAAGCCGAGGCCGATATTCCCGCTGCTACGCTCTCTGCGGAAAATTACGTCACCATTCTTGATGAAGAGACCCTGCAAGCATGGATTGGCAAATTGAAAAACGCGCCGCTGTTTGCGTTTGATACCGAAACGGACAGCCTCGACAATATTAGTGCTAACCTGGTTGGGCTTTCCTTTGCGACGGAGCCCGGTGTCGCGGCATATGTACCGGTGGCGCATGATTACCTTGACGCGCCGGAGCAAATCCCGCGCGATCGTGCCCTTGAGTTGTTGAAACCGCTTCTGGAAGACGAAAAGGCGCTTAAAGTCGGCCAGAACCTGAAATACGATCGTGGCGTGTTGGAAAATTACGGTATTGAACTGCGTGGAATTGCGTTTGATACCATGCTGGAGTCCTACACGTTGAATAGCGTGGTTGGCCGCCATGATATGGACAGCCTCTCTGAGCGCTGGCTGAAGCACAAAACCATTACCTTTGAAGAAATTGCCGGCAAAGGAAAAAATCAGCTTACCTTCAACCAGATAGCTATGGAGCAAGCCGGGCCTTACGCGGCGGAAGATGCGGATGTCACGCTGCAATTGCATCTGGCAATGTGGCCAGAGCTGCAAAAAAACGCCGGGCCGCTCAATGTATTCCAGCATATTGAAATGCCGCTGGTGCCGGTGATTTCGCGCATTGAACGTAACGGGGTCAATATCGATCCCGCCGTGCTGCACAAACACTCTGAAGAGCTGACGTTGCGTCTGGCGGAGCTGGAGAAAAAAGCACACGAGATCGCGGGTGAGGCGTTTAACCTCGCTTCCACCAAGCAATTGCAAACTATTCTGTTTGAAAAACAGGGTATTAAGCCGCTGAAGAAAACGCCGGGCGGTGCGCCGTCCACGTCGGAAGAGGTGCTGGAAGAGCTGGCGCTGGATTATCCATTACCGAAAGTGATTCTGGAGCACCGCGGGTTAGCGAAGCTGAAATCAACCTACACAGACAAGCTGCCGTTGATGATCAACCCGAAAACCGGGCGTGTTCACACCTCTTATCACCAGGCAGTCACGGCGACCGGGCGTTTATCTTCTACCGATCCGAACCTGCAAAATATTCCGGTGCGTAATGAGGAAGGCCGTCGTATTCGCCAGGCATTTATCGCGCCGAAAGATTATGTGATCGTCTCCGCAGACTACTCGCAAATTGAACTGCGTATTATGGCGCACCTTTCGCGTGATAAAGGCTTGCTGACCGCGTTTGCTGAAGGCAAAGACATTCACCGGGCGACGGCAGCGGAAGTGTTTGGCCTGCCGCTGGAGAGCGTGAGCAACGAGCAGCGCCGCAGCGCGAAAGCCATTAACTTTGGTCTCATCTACGGCATGAGCGCATTTGGGTTATCGCGCCAGCTTAATATTCCGCGTAAAGAGTCGCAAAAGTACATGGATCTCTACTTTGAGCGCTACCCTGGTGTGCTGGCATATATGGAGCGAACCCGGGCGCAGGCGAAAGAGAGCGGCTACGTTGAAACGCTGGACGGGCGTCGTCTTTATCTGCCGGACATCAAATCCAGCAATGCGGCCAGGCGTGCAGGCGCTGAACGCGCGGCGATCAACGCCCCGATGCAGGGAACGGCGGCAGACATTATTAAACGCGCAATGATCGCGGTTGATAAATGGCTGCAAACCGAAAAACCCCGCGTACGTATGATCATGCAGGTGCACGATGAACTGGTGTTTGAAGTGCATAAAGATGATGTCGAGGCGGTGTCGAAAAAGATCCATGAGCTCATGGAAAGCAGCACCAAACTTGATGTGCCGCTGCTGGTTGAAGTGGGAACCGGGCCAAACTGGGATCAGGCGCACTAA
- a CDS encoding acyltransferase has translation MSRLLAVTTLILSVLLTILITIVCSVPIIIAGIIKLLLPIPALWRVISAFCNFTMYCWCEGLCWLLYLNPHLKWDIQGLEGLNKKNWYLLICNHHSWSDIVVLCVLFRKHIPMNKYFLKQQLAWVPFIGLACWALDMPFMRRYSRNYLIRHPERRGKDVETTRRSCEKFRLHPTTIVNFVEGSRFTEEKRRQTRSSFKNLLPPKAAGIAMALNVLGKQFDKLLDVTLCYPENDRTPFLDMLSGKLTRIVVRIDLLPINKELHGDYVNDKNFKRGFQQWLNKLWLAKDERIDAIKNAGH, from the coding sequence ATGTCGAGATTGCTTGCAGTAACCACTCTGATTTTGAGTGTCCTGCTTACCATACTGATTACTATTGTTTGCTCCGTGCCGATTATCATTGCCGGGATAATAAAATTATTGCTCCCTATCCCGGCGCTGTGGCGCGTGATTTCTGCCTTTTGTAATTTTACGATGTATTGCTGGTGTGAAGGGCTTTGCTGGCTGCTATATCTCAATCCACATCTGAAATGGGACATTCAAGGTCTGGAAGGGCTGAATAAAAAGAACTGGTATTTGCTGATCTGCAATCACCATAGCTGGTCAGATATCGTGGTGTTATGTGTCCTGTTTCGCAAACATATTCCAATGAATAAATATTTCCTCAAACAGCAATTGGCCTGGGTTCCATTTATTGGGCTGGCGTGTTGGGCGCTGGATATGCCGTTTATGCGCCGCTATTCCAGAAATTACCTTATTCGCCATCCGGAACGACGCGGCAAAGATGTCGAAACAACACGTCGTTCATGCGAGAAATTTCGCCTTCACCCCACCACAATTGTGAATTTTGTTGAAGGCTCACGCTTTACTGAAGAAAAACGTCGTCAAACACGTTCCTCCTTTAAGAATTTGTTGCCGCCCAAAGCAGCGGGCATTGCTATGGCGCTAAATGTGTTAGGTAAACAATTCGATAAATTGCTGGATGTCACGCTGTGCTACCCCGAAAACGACCGGACGCCATTTTTGGATATGCTCAGCGGCAAACTGACACGTATTGTCGTGCGTATTGATTTGCTGCCGATAAATAAAGAACTGCATGGGGATTATGTCAATGATAAAAACTTTAAGCGTGGCTTTCAGCAATGGCTGAATAAGCTATGGCTCGCTAAAGACGAACGCATCGATGCTATTAAAAACGCCGGTCATTAA
- the dsbA gene encoding thiol:disulfide interchange protein DsbA — MKKIWLALAGMILAFSASAADITDGKQFITLDKPVAGEPQVLEFFSFYCPHCYDFEQVWHVSDAVKQKLPQGTKMTKYHVEFLGPLGKELTQAWAVAMALGVEDKITSPMFEAVQKTQTVQSVADIRDVFISAGVKGEEYDAAWNSFVVKSLVAQQEKAAADLQLQGVPAMFVNGKYQVNQQGMDGSSLDAFVKSYADTVKYLIEKK; from the coding sequence ATGAAGAAGATTTGGCTGGCGCTGGCAGGAATGATTCTGGCTTTTAGCGCCTCAGCGGCAGATATTACTGACGGCAAGCAGTTCATAACTCTGGATAAACCTGTTGCGGGTGAGCCGCAGGTTCTGGAGTTTTTCTCGTTCTATTGCCCGCACTGCTACGATTTTGAACAGGTATGGCACGTTTCTGATGCGGTTAAGCAAAAGTTGCCACAGGGTACAAAAATGACCAAATACCACGTTGAGTTCCTCGGGCCGCTGGGTAAAGAGCTGACTCAAGCCTGGGCCGTTGCGATGGCGCTTGGTGTGGAAGATAAAATTACTTCTCCGATGTTCGAAGCGGTACAAAAAACCCAGACGGTACAGTCCGTTGCTGATATTCGTGACGTATTCATCAGTGCGGGTGTGAAAGGCGAAGAGTATGACGCGGCGTGGAACAGCTTTGTGGTGAAATCGCTGGTTGCTCAGCAAGAGAAAGCCGCTGCTGATTTGCAGCTTCAGGGCGTTCCGGCCATGTTCGTGAATGGTAAATACCAGGTTAATCAACAAGGTATGGATGGCAGCAGCCTGGATGCCTTCGTGAAAAGTTACGCGGATACGGTGAAGTATCTGATTGAGAAGAAGTAA
- a CDS encoding serine/threonine protein kinase, producing MTCNAFTFQTLHPDTIMDALFEQGIRVDSGLTPLNSYENRVYQFQDEDRRRFVVKFYRPQRWSADQIREEHEFALELQQDDVPVAAPLAFNHQTLLTHQDFYFAVFPSVGGRQFEADNLDQMEWVGRYLGRLHQTGSKKRFSSRPDIGVKEYLIEPRQLFETTTLIPAGLKDAFLRAVDKLIDAVMAQWHSRFNHLRLHGDCHAGNILWRDGPMFVDLDDARNGPAVQDLWMLLHGDKAEQRMQLEMIVEAYEEFCEFNTAELGLIEPLRAMRLVYYLAWLIRRWDDPAFPKNFPWLNSEDHWRRQTLIFLEQVNVLQEPPLALTPMY from the coding sequence ATGACCTGCAACGCCTTCACTTTCCAGACACTTCACCCGGATACCATTATGGATGCGCTGTTTGAGCAGGGGATCCGGGTCGACTCCGGTCTCACACCGCTCAATAGTTACGAAAATCGTGTCTATCAATTCCAGGACGAAGACCGACGTCGCTTTGTGGTGAAGTTTTATCGCCCGCAACGTTGGTCAGCAGACCAGATTCGTGAAGAGCATGAATTTGCCCTTGAGTTGCAACAAGATGATGTTCCGGTCGCTGCACCGCTCGCCTTTAATCATCAAACTTTGCTCACCCATCAGGATTTCTATTTTGCCGTTTTCCCAAGCGTTGGCGGCCGCCAGTTTGAAGCGGACAACCTTGATCAAATGGAATGGGTCGGGCGCTATCTTGGTCGCCTGCACCAAACCGGCAGCAAAAAACGCTTTTCTAGCCGCCCGGATATTGGCGTAAAAGAGTATCTGATTGAACCGCGACAGCTTTTCGAAACAACCACGCTTATCCCGGCAGGATTAAAAGACGCGTTTCTGCGTGCGGTAGATAAACTTATTGATGCAGTAATGGCGCAATGGCACAGTCGCTTTAACCACCTGCGTCTGCACGGGGATTGCCATGCCGGGAATATTCTCTGGCGTGACGGACCCATGTTCGTTGACCTGGACGATGCGCGTAACGGCCCTGCGGTTCAGGATTTATGGATGTTGCTGCATGGCGATAAAGCCGAGCAGCGCATGCAGCTGGAGATGATCGTCGAGGCTTACGAAGAGTTTTGCGAATTCAATACCGCTGAGCTTGGCCTGATTGAGCCACTGCGTGCTATGCGCCTGGTTTATTATCTGGCGTGGCTTATCCGTCGTTGGGATGATCCTGCCTTTCCTAAAAATTTCCCCTGGTTGAACAGTGAAGATCACTGGCGCAGGCAGACGCTGATTTTTCTTGAACAGGTGAACGTTCTGCAAGAACCACCTTTAGCATTAACACCCATGTATTAA
- a CDS encoding YihD family protein, whose protein sequence is MKCKRLNEVIELLQPAWQKEPELNLVQFLQKLAQESGYDGELADLSDDILIYHLKMRDSSKDAVIPGIQKDYEEDFKTALLRARGVIKE, encoded by the coding sequence ATGAAATGTAAACGCCTGAATGAAGTTATCGAACTTCTACAGCCCGCATGGCAGAAAGAGCCTGAGCTTAATTTAGTGCAATTTTTACAGAAACTGGCGCAAGAGTCAGGTTATGACGGCGAACTGGCGGATTTAAGTGATGACATCCTGATCTATCATCTAAAAATGCGTGATTCTTCAAAAGACGCGGTGATCCCGGGCATTCAAAAAGATTACGAAGAAGATTTCAAAACCGCGCTACTGCGCGCCCGTGGCGTAATTAAAGAGTAA